From one Pseudomonas fluorescens genomic stretch:
- the prpB gene encoding methylisocitrate lyase produces the protein MSQKSSPGQRFRDAVAAEHPLQVVGAINANHALLAQRAGFKAIYLSGGGVAAGSLGLPDLGISGLDDVLTDVRRITDVCDLPLLVDVDTGFGSSAFNVARTVKSMIKFGAAAIHIEDQVGAKRCGHRPNKEIVSQQEMVDRIKAAVDARTDDSFVIMARTDALAVEGLEAALDRAAACIEAGADMVFPEAITELSMYKTFADRVKAPILANITEFGATPLYTTEELASVDVSLVLYPLSAFRAMNKAAENVYTALRRDGTQKNVIDTMQTRMELYDAINYHVFEQKLDALFAQKKG, from the coding sequence ATGAGTCAGAAAAGCAGTCCCGGCCAGCGCTTTCGCGATGCAGTTGCCGCCGAACACCCGTTGCAGGTGGTCGGTGCGATCAATGCCAACCACGCGCTGCTGGCCCAGCGTGCCGGTTTCAAGGCCATCTACCTGTCCGGTGGCGGTGTTGCCGCAGGCTCCCTGGGCCTGCCTGACCTGGGTATCAGCGGCCTGGACGACGTGCTGACCGACGTACGGCGCATCACCGATGTCTGCGACCTGCCGCTGCTGGTGGACGTCGATACCGGTTTCGGCTCCTCGGCGTTCAACGTTGCGCGTACGGTCAAGTCGATGATCAAGTTCGGCGCTGCCGCCATCCATATCGAAGACCAGGTCGGCGCCAAGCGCTGCGGCCACCGCCCGAACAAGGAGATCGTCTCCCAGCAGGAGATGGTCGACCGCATCAAGGCCGCCGTTGACGCCCGTACCGACGACAGCTTCGTGATCATGGCGCGTACCGACGCCCTGGCCGTCGAAGGCCTGGAAGCGGCCCTGGACCGCGCTGCCGCCTGCATAGAAGCCGGCGCCGACATGGTCTTCCCGGAAGCCATCACCGAGCTTTCGATGTACAAGACCTTCGCCGACCGGGTCAAAGCCCCGATCCTGGCCAACATCACCGAATTCGGCGCTACGCCGCTGTACACCACCGAAGAGCTGGCGTCGGTCGATGTCTCGCTGGTGCTGTACCCGCTGTCGGCTTTCCGCGCCATGAACAAGGCCGCGGAAAACGTCTACACCGCGCTGCGTCGCGACGGCACCCAGAAAAACGTCATCGACACCATGCAGACTCGCATGGAGCTGTACGACGCCATCAACTACCACGTGTTCGAGCAGAAGCTCGATGCACTGTTCGCCCAGAAAAAGGGCTGA
- the acnD gene encoding Fe/S-dependent 2-methylisocitrate dehydratase AcnD — translation MNSEFRKNLPGTGLDYFDARAAVDAIKPGAYDRLPYTSRVLAENLVRRCDPASLNASLGQLIERKRDLDFPWFPARVVCHDILGQTALVDLAGLRDAIAEGGGDPAQVNPVVPVQLIVDHSLAVECGGFDPQAFEKNRAIEDRRNEDRFHFINWTKKAFKNVDVIQPGNGIMHQINLEKMSPVIHAERGVAYPDTCVGTDSHTPHVDALGVIAIGVGGLEAENVMLGRASWMRLPEIVGVELSGKPQPGITATDVVLALTEFLRKEKVVGAYLEFYGEGARALTLGDRATISNMAPEYGATAAMFSIDQQTIDYLKLTGREDEQVKLVETYAKVAGLWSDSLANAEYERVLRFDLSSVVRNMAGPSNPHARVATSDLASKGIAGQWDEVPGQMPDGAVIIAAITSCTNTSNPRNVIAAGLLARNANKLGLARKPWVKSSLAPGSKTVALYLKEAGLDDELEQLGFGIVAFACTTCNGMSGALDPVIQQEIIDRDLYATAVLSGNRNFDGRIHPYAKQAFLASPPLVVAYAIAGTIRFDIEKDVLGVVDGKEIRLKDIWPSDEEIDAVVKAAVKPEQFRQVYIPMFAVQEDTGPKVTPLYDWREMSTYIRRPPYWEGALAGERTLTGMRPLAVLPDNITTDHLSPSNAIMLDSAAGEYLAKMGLPEEDFNSYATHRGDHLTAQRATFANPKLFNEMVQENGKVKQGSLARIEPEGKVTRMWEAIETYMERKQPLIIVAGADYGQGSSRDWAAKGVRLAGVEAIVAEGFERIHRTNLVGMGVLPLEFKPGVNRKTLGIDGTETFDVLGERTPRATLTLVITRANGECVEVPVTCRLDTAEEVSIYEAGGVLQRFAQDFLESAVAV, via the coding sequence ATGAATAGTGAATTTCGCAAGAACCTGCCGGGCACTGGCCTGGATTATTTCGACGCCCGCGCGGCCGTTGATGCGATCAAGCCCGGCGCCTATGACCGTCTTCCTTATACCTCACGCGTCCTGGCGGAAAACCTCGTGCGCCGCTGCGACCCGGCCAGCCTCAATGCCTCGCTGGGCCAGCTGATCGAGCGCAAGCGCGACCTCGATTTTCCCTGGTTCCCGGCCCGCGTGGTGTGCCACGACATTCTCGGTCAGACCGCCCTGGTGGACCTCGCCGGCCTGCGTGACGCCATCGCCGAAGGCGGCGGTGACCCGGCCCAGGTCAATCCGGTGGTGCCGGTGCAACTGATCGTCGACCACTCCCTGGCCGTGGAATGCGGTGGTTTCGACCCGCAGGCGTTCGAGAAGAACCGCGCCATCGAAGACCGCCGCAACGAAGACCGTTTCCACTTCATCAACTGGACCAAGAAGGCGTTCAAGAACGTCGACGTGATCCAGCCGGGCAACGGCATCATGCACCAGATCAACCTGGAGAAGATGTCGCCGGTGATCCATGCCGAGCGCGGCGTGGCCTATCCCGATACCTGCGTCGGCACCGACAGCCACACCCCCCACGTCGATGCCCTGGGCGTGATCGCCATCGGCGTCGGCGGCCTTGAAGCCGAGAACGTCATGCTTGGCCGCGCCTCGTGGATGCGTCTGCCGGAAATCGTCGGCGTCGAGCTCTCGGGCAAGCCGCAACCGGGCATCACCGCAACCGACGTGGTCCTGGCCCTGACCGAGTTCCTGCGCAAGGAAAAGGTCGTTGGCGCCTACCTGGAATTCTACGGCGAGGGCGCCCGCGCCTTGACCCTGGGCGACCGCGCGACCATCTCCAACATGGCCCCGGAATACGGCGCCACTGCGGCAATGTTCTCCATCGACCAGCAGACCATCGACTACCTCAAGCTCACCGGCCGCGAAGACGAGCAGGTCAAGCTGGTGGAAACCTACGCCAAGGTCGCCGGTCTGTGGTCCGATAGCCTGGCCAACGCCGAGTACGAGCGGGTGCTGCGCTTTGACCTGTCCAGCGTCGTGCGCAACATGGCCGGGCCGTCCAACCCGCACGCCCGGGTCGCCACCAGCGACCTGGCGAGCAAGGGCATTGCCGGCCAGTGGGACGAAGTGCCGGGGCAAATGCCTGACGGCGCGGTGATCATTGCCGCCATCACCAGTTGCACCAACACCAGCAACCCGCGCAACGTGATTGCCGCCGGATTGCTCGCGCGCAACGCCAACAAGCTGGGACTGGCGCGCAAGCCATGGGTCAAGTCTTCGCTGGCGCCAGGCTCGAAAACCGTGGCCCTGTACCTGAAAGAGGCGGGCCTGGACGATGAGCTGGAGCAGCTCGGTTTTGGCATCGTCGCCTTTGCCTGCACCACCTGCAACGGCATGTCCGGCGCGCTTGATCCGGTCATCCAGCAAGAGATCATAGACCGCGACCTGTACGCCACCGCGGTGCTCTCGGGCAACCGCAACTTTGACGGCCGCATCCACCCGTACGCCAAGCAGGCGTTCCTGGCGTCGCCGCCGCTGGTGGTGGCCTACGCGATTGCCGGCACCATCCGCTTCGACATCGAGAAGGACGTGCTCGGTGTGGTCGACGGCAAGGAAATCCGCCTCAAGGACATCTGGCCAAGCGACGAAGAGATCGACGCGGTGGTCAAGGCGGCGGTCAAGCCCGAGCAGTTCCGTCAGGTCTATATCCCGATGTTCGCTGTGCAGGAAGACACCGGGCCGAAGGTCACCCCGTTGTACGACTGGCGCGAGATGAGCACCTACATCCGCCGTCCACCGTACTGGGAAGGCGCCCTGGCCGGCGAGCGCACGCTCACGGGCATGCGCCCGCTGGCGGTGCTGCCGGACAACATCACCACCGACCACCTGTCGCCGTCCAACGCCATCATGCTCGACAGCGCCGCGGGCGAGTACCTGGCGAAAATGGGCCTGCCGGAGGAAGACTTCAACTCCTACGCAACCCACCGTGGCGACCACCTGACCGCGCAGCGCGCAACCTTTGCCAACCCGAAACTGTTCAACGAAATGGTGCAAGAGAACGGCAAGGTCAAGCAGGGTTCGCTGGCGCGCATCGAGCCGGAAGGCAAGGTCACGCGGATGTGGGAAGCGATCGAAACCTATATGGAGCGCAAGCAGCCGCTGATCATCGTGGCCGGTGCCGACTACGGCCAGGGCTCGTCCCGCGACTGGGCGGCCAAGGGCGTGCGCCTGGCCGGTGTCGAGGCCATCGTTGCCGAAGGCTTCGAGCGTATCCACCGCACCAACCTGGTGGGCATGGGCGTGTTGCCGCTGGAGTTCAAACCGGGCGTCAACCGCAAGACCCTGGGCATCGACGGCACCGAAACCTTCGACGTGCTCGGCGAGCGCACCCCGCGGGCGACCCTGACCCTGGTCATCACCCGGGCCAATGGCGAGTGCGTCGAGGTGCCGGTGACCTGCCGCCTGGATACCGCTGAAGAAGTGTCGATCTACGAAGCGGGCGGGGTGCTGCAGCGCTTTGCCCAGGACTTCCTCGAATCGGCGGTAGCGGTTTGA
- a CDS encoding GntR family transcriptional regulator yields MLDTAQAPGAVADDSETLSENVFRRIQAAIVKGEIAPGSKISEPELARTYGISRGPLREAIHRLEGQRLLVRVPHVGARVVSLSHGELIELYEIRESLEGMACRLAAERMSVAEIDELRRVLDTHERDATFQAGLGYYQQEGDFDFHYRIIQGSGNRTLVQMLCGELYQLVRMYRIQFSATPNRPRQAFAEHHRILDAIADRDGELAELLMRRHIGASKRNIERHYLDASSPRGES; encoded by the coding sequence ATGCTGGACACAGCCCAAGCCCCCGGCGCAGTGGCAGACGACAGCGAAACCCTCTCGGAAAACGTCTTCCGGCGTATCCAGGCGGCCATCGTCAAAGGCGAGATCGCCCCCGGCAGCAAGATTTCCGAGCCTGAGCTGGCGCGCACCTACGGCATCAGCCGCGGGCCGCTGCGCGAGGCGATCCACCGCCTGGAAGGCCAGCGCCTGCTGGTGCGCGTGCCCCATGTCGGGGCGCGGGTGGTGTCGCTCAGCCATGGCGAACTGATCGAGCTGTACGAGATTCGCGAGTCCCTCGAAGGCATGGCCTGCCGCCTGGCCGCCGAGCGTATGAGCGTAGCCGAGATCGACGAGCTGCGCCGGGTGCTCGACACCCATGAGCGCGACGCCACCTTCCAGGCCGGCCTCGGCTACTACCAGCAGGAAGGCGATTTCGACTTTCACTACCGGATCATCCAGGGCAGCGGCAACCGCACCCTGGTGCAGATGCTCTGCGGCGAGCTGTATCAACTGGTGCGCATGTACCGCATCCAGTTCTCGGCCACGCCCAACCGGCCACGCCAGGCGTTCGCCGAACACCACCGGATTCTCGATGCCATTGCCGACCGTGACGGTGAACTGGCCGAGCTCTTGATGCGCCGCCACATCGGCGCCTCCAAACGCAACATCGAGCGTCACTATCTGGACGCTTCCAGCCCACGAGGTGAGTCATGA
- a CDS encoding inactive transglutaminase family protein: protein MRSLTLHLKVLITVLVLLGILVTAYQIFFLGIPVTEDETDDLWNIDAKVEFVASPKDPVKVQMFVPPLSRDYVSLNESFISNNYGVSVNRVDGNRKVTWSARRASGNQTLYYRLVLTKRYSTEKAKIKGPTFRDSLAVEGPEKIAAEALMAPIRQHSADVETFVGETIKRVNNLNDDNVKLLLAGDTSSLNKAKVIDLLLSIAHVPIEKVHTIRLVADQPQTPELWLRSFNGTDWLYFNPDTGEQGLPADRLLWWTGDDNLITVDGGKKANVSFSLNNSEMNAIRLAKLTDENTDADFLEYSLYGLPLQTQQTFMIMVMIPIGVLVILVLRNLIGIQTLGTFTPVLIALAFRETQLGFGIILFTVITALGLSLRSYLEHLKLQMLPRLSVVLTFVVVLIAAISLFSHKLGLERGLSVALFPMVILTMTIERLSITWEERGGGHAMKVAIGTLFAASLAHLLMSVPELVYFVFTFPAVLLVLVGFMLAMGRYRGYRLTELVRFKAFVKADA from the coding sequence ATGCGCTCTCTTACCCTCCATCTGAAAGTCCTGATTACCGTCCTGGTGCTACTGGGCATCCTGGTCACGGCCTATCAGATCTTCTTTCTCGGCATTCCGGTGACCGAGGATGAAACCGATGACCTGTGGAACATCGACGCCAAGGTCGAGTTCGTCGCCAGCCCCAAGGATCCGGTCAAGGTGCAGATGTTCGTGCCGCCGCTGAGCCGCGACTATGTGAGCCTCAACGAGAGCTTCATCTCCAACAACTACGGCGTCAGCGTCAACCGCGTTGACGGTAACCGCAAGGTGACCTGGTCGGCGCGCCGCGCCAGCGGTAACCAGACCCTCTACTACCGTCTGGTGCTGACCAAGCGCTACAGCACCGAAAAGGCCAAGATCAAAGGCCCGACCTTCCGTGACAGCCTGGCGGTGGAAGGCCCCGAGAAGATCGCTGCCGAAGCCCTGATGGCACCTATTCGCCAGCACTCGGCCGACGTCGAAACCTTTGTCGGCGAGACCATCAAGCGGGTCAACAACCTCAACGACGACAACGTCAAGCTGCTGCTGGCCGGCGACACCTCGTCGCTGAACAAGGCCAAGGTCATCGACCTGCTGCTGTCGATTGCCCACGTACCGATCGAGAAAGTCCACACCATCCGCCTGGTTGCCGACCAACCGCAAACCCCGGAACTGTGGCTGCGCAGCTTCAACGGCACCGACTGGCTGTACTTCAACCCGGACACCGGTGAGCAAGGCCTGCCAGCCGACCGCCTGCTGTGGTGGACCGGTGATGACAACCTGATCACCGTCGACGGCGGCAAGAAAGCCAACGTCAGCTTCAGCCTCAACAACAGCGAAATGAACGCCATTCGCCTGGCCAAGCTGACCGACGAGAACACCGACGCGGACTTCCTCGAATACTCGCTGTACGGCCTGCCGCTGCAGACCCAGCAGACCTTCATGATCATGGTGATGATCCCGATCGGCGTGCTGGTGATCCTGGTACTGCGCAACCTGATCGGCATCCAGACCCTGGGTACCTTCACCCCGGTACTGATCGCCCTGGCCTTCCGCGAAACCCAACTGGGCTTCGGCATCATCCTGTTCACGGTGATTACCGCGCTCGGCTTGTCACTACGCTCCTACCTTGAACACCTGAAATTGCAGATGCTGCCGCGCCTGTCGGTGGTGCTGACCTTCGTCGTGGTGCTGATCGCCGCCATCAGCCTGTTCAGCCACAAGCTGGGCCTGGAACGCGGCCTGTCGGTAGCGCTGTTCCCGATGGTGATCCTGACCATGACCATCGAACGCCTGTCGATCACCTGGGAAGAGCGTGGCGGTGGCCATGCCATGAAAGTGGCGATCGGCACCCTGTTCGCAGCTTCCCTCGCACACCTGCTGATGAGCGTGCCGGAGCTGGTGTACTTCGTCTTCACCTTCCCGGCAGTGTTGCTGGTACTGGTCGGCTTCATGCTGGCGATGGGTCGCTACCGCGGCTACCGCCTGACGGAGCTGGTGCGTTTCAAGGCTTTCGTGAAGGCTGACGCCTGA
- a CDS encoding alpha-L-glutamate ligase-like protein, with translation MFGLWKTWKALEARGIMGINRRNADYVLKYNKRHLYPIVDDKIITKERAIQAGIHVPEMYGIISTEKEIDKLGEIIGGRSDFVVKPAQGAGGDGILVVADRFEDRYRTVSGKIISHEEIEHQISSILTGLYSLGGHRDRALIEYRVTPDQIFKSISYEGVPDIRIIVLMGYPVMAMLRLPTRQSGGKANLHQGAIGVGVDLATGVTLRGTWLNNIISKHPDTTNAVDGVQLPNWDGFMKLAAGCYELCGLGYIGVDMVLDQDKGPLILELNARPGLNIQIANDCGLTLRTHAVEAHLEQLAKDGRQESAEERVRFAQELFGHVPS, from the coding sequence ATGTTCGGTCTCTGGAAAACCTGGAAAGCCCTGGAGGCCCGGGGCATCATGGGTATCAACCGGCGCAATGCGGACTACGTCCTCAAGTACAACAAGCGCCACTTGTACCCGATCGTCGACGACAAGATCATCACCAAGGAGCGTGCGATCCAGGCCGGCATCCATGTGCCGGAAATGTACGGGATCATCTCCACCGAGAAAGAGATCGACAAGCTCGGGGAAATCATCGGCGGGCGTAGCGACTTCGTCGTCAAACCTGCCCAGGGTGCCGGCGGTGATGGCATCCTGGTGGTTGCCGATCGCTTCGAAGACCGTTACCGCACGGTCTCGGGCAAGATCATCAGCCACGAAGAAATCGAGCACCAGATCTCCAGTATCCTCACAGGCCTCTACTCCCTGGGCGGTCACCGCGACCGCGCGCTGATCGAGTACCGGGTCACCCCGGACCAGATCTTCAAGAGCATCAGCTACGAAGGCGTGCCGGACATCCGCATCATCGTGCTGATGGGCTACCCGGTCATGGCCATGCTGCGTTTGCCGACCCGCCAGTCCGGCGGCAAGGCTAACCTGCACCAGGGCGCCATCGGCGTCGGCGTCGACCTTGCCACCGGCGTGACCCTGCGCGGCACCTGGCTGAACAACATCATCAGCAAGCACCCGGACACCACCAACGCGGTGGACGGCGTGCAACTGCCGAACTGGGACGGCTTCATGAAGCTCGCTGCCGGCTGCTATGAGCTGTGCGGCCTGGGCTACATCGGTGTCGACATGGTGCTGGACCAGGACAAGGGCCCGTTGATCCTCGAGCTTAACGCCCGCCCTGGCCTGAACATCCAGATCGCCAACGACTGCGGCCTGACCCTGCGTACCCACGCGGTCGAGGCGCACCTGGAGCAACTGGCCAAAGACGGCCGCCAGGAAAGCGCCGAAGAGCGCGTGCGCTTCGCCCAGGAGCTGTTCGGCCACGTGCCGAGCTGA
- the prpF gene encoding 2-methylaconitate cis-trans isomerase PrpF has translation MAHVAQIKIPATYIRGGTSKGVFFRLDDLPQSAQIPGPARDALLLRVIGSPDPYGKQIDGMGGATSSTSKTVILSRSIKPEHDVDYLFGQVSIDTAFVDWSGNCGNLSAAVGSFAISAGLVDSSRIPLNGVAVVRIWQANIGKTIIAHVPITNGEVQETGDFELDGVTFPAAEVRLEFMDPAADEDGEGGSMFPTGNLVDDLVVPGVGTLKATLINAGIPTIFIQAEALGYTGTELQDAINSDSQALARFETIRAYGAVRMGLIEHIDEAAKRQHTPKVAFVAPATAYQSSSGKAVAAGDVDLLVRALSMGKLHHAMMGTAAVAIGTAAAVPGTLVNLAAGGGERTAVRFGHPSGTLRVGAEARQVNGEWTVTKAIMSRSARVLMEGWVRVPGDAF, from the coding sequence ATGGCTCACGTAGCGCAAATCAAAATCCCCGCCACCTACATCCGTGGCGGCACCAGCAAGGGCGTGTTCTTTCGCCTCGACGACCTTCCGCAAAGCGCGCAGATCCCAGGCCCGGCCCGTGATGCACTGCTGCTGCGGGTGATTGGCAGTCCCGACCCCTACGGCAAGCAGATCGACGGCATGGGCGGCGCGACGTCGAGCACCAGTAAAACCGTGATCCTCTCGCGCAGCATCAAGCCCGAGCACGATGTCGACTACCTGTTCGGCCAGGTCTCGATCGACACCGCGTTCGTCGACTGGAGCGGCAACTGCGGCAACCTCTCGGCAGCGGTCGGCTCGTTCGCCATCAGCGCCGGCCTGGTCGACAGCAGCCGCATTCCGCTCAACGGCGTGGCCGTGGTGCGCATCTGGCAGGCCAATATCGGCAAGACCATCATTGCCCATGTACCGATCACCAATGGCGAAGTTCAGGAAACCGGTGATTTCGAACTGGACGGCGTGACCTTCCCGGCCGCCGAAGTGCGGCTTGAGTTCATGGACCCGGCCGCCGACGAAGACGGCGAGGGCGGCTCGATGTTCCCCACCGGCAACCTGGTCGACGACCTAGTGGTACCCGGTGTCGGCACCCTGAAGGCCACGCTGATCAATGCCGGCATCCCGACCATCTTCATCCAGGCCGAGGCCCTTGGCTACACCGGTACCGAGTTGCAGGACGCGATCAACAGCGATTCGCAAGCCCTGGCCCGTTTCGAAACCATCCGGGCCTATGGCGCGGTGCGCATGGGCTTGATCGAGCATATCGACGAAGCCGCCAAGCGCCAGCACACGCCGAAAGTCGCCTTCGTCGCGCCAGCGACGGCCTATCAGTCATCCAGCGGTAAAGCCGTGGCCGCCGGCGACGTTGATCTATTGGTGCGTGCGCTGTCGATGGGCAAGTTGCACCACGCCATGATGGGCACCGCCGCTGTCGCCATCGGTACTGCCGCGGCAGTGCCCGGCACCCTGGTCAACCTCGCCGCCGGTGGTGGCGAGCGCACAGCGGTACGTTTCGGTCACCCCTCGGGCACCCTGCGCGTTGGCGCCGAGGCCCGGCAGGTGAACGGTGAGTGGACTGTCACCAAAGCAATCATGAGCCGTAGCGCTCGCGTACTGATGGAGGGCTGGGTGCGGGTACCCGGTGATGCCTTCTAG
- the prpC gene encoding bifunctional 2-methylcitrate synthase/citrate synthase, with product MAEAKVLSGAGLRGQVAGQTALSTVGLAGAGLTYRGYDVRDLAEHALFEEVAYLLLYGELPSKAELAEYQQKLKTLRDLPQALKEVLERIPADAHPMDVMRTGCSVLGTLEPELTFEQQHDKTDRLLALFPAVMCYWYRFTHHGVRIDCTSDEDTIGGHFLHLLHGKKPSELHVKVMNVSLILYAEHEFNASTFTARVCASTLSDLYSCVTAAIGSLRGPLHGGANEAAMELIERFQSPQEAVTELLQMLARKDKIMGFGHAIYKESDPRNEVIKAWSKKLADEVGDSVLYPVSEAIDKTMWEQKKLFPNADFYHASAYHFMGIPTKLFTPIFVCSRLTGWAAHVFEQRANNRIIRPSAEYTGVEQRKFVPIEQR from the coding sequence ATGGCCGAAGCAAAAGTACTCAGTGGTGCCGGCCTGCGTGGTCAAGTGGCCGGGCAAACCGCACTGTCGACCGTGGGCCTGGCCGGAGCCGGCCTGACCTATCGTGGTTACGACGTGCGCGACCTGGCCGAGCACGCGCTGTTTGAAGAAGTCGCCTACCTGCTGCTGTACGGTGAGCTGCCGAGCAAGGCAGAGCTGGCCGAATACCAGCAAAAGCTGAAAACCCTGCGTGACCTGCCGCAGGCGCTCAAGGAAGTGCTCGAGCGCATCCCCGCCGACGCCCACCCGATGGACGTGATGCGCACAGGTTGCTCGGTGCTGGGCACCCTGGAGCCGGAACTGACCTTCGAGCAGCAGCACGACAAGACCGACCGCCTGCTGGCGCTGTTCCCGGCCGTGATGTGCTACTGGTATCGCTTCACCCACCATGGCGTGCGCATCGACTGCACCAGCGATGAAGACACCATTGGCGGTCACTTCCTGCACCTGCTGCACGGCAAGAAGCCGAGCGAGTTGCACGTCAAGGTGATGAACGTCTCGCTGATCCTCTACGCCGAGCACGAATTCAACGCTTCGACCTTCACTGCCCGGGTCTGCGCCTCGACCCTGTCCGACCTGTACTCCTGCGTCACCGCCGCCATCGGCTCGCTGCGCGGCCCGCTGCATGGCGGTGCCAACGAAGCGGCGATGGAGCTGATTGAGCGCTTCCAGAGCCCGCAGGAAGCGGTCACCGAGTTGCTGCAGATGCTGGCGCGCAAGGACAAGATCATGGGCTTTGGCCATGCCATCTACAAAGAGTCCGATCCGCGTAACGAGGTGATCAAGGCCTGGTCGAAGAAGCTGGCCGATGAAGTGGGCGACAGCGTGCTGTACCCGGTGTCCGAAGCCATCGACAAGACCATGTGGGAGCAAAAGAAGCTGTTCCCCAACGCCGACTTCTACCATGCCTCGGCGTACCACTTCATGGGCATCCCGACCAAGCTGTTCACCCCGATCTTCGTCTGCTCGCGCCTGACCGGCTGGGCGGCGCATGTGTTCGAGCAGCGTGCCAACAACCGCATCATCCGCCCGAGCGCCGAGTACACCGGCGTCGAACAGCGCAAGTTCGTGCCAATCGAGCAACGCTGA
- a CDS encoding ATP-dependent zinc protease family protein, whose translation MRLTPLPLLFSLCLLPALGQAAEKTVYGLNEYARLADIDLEVAAKLDTGAKTASLSARDIKRFKRNGESWVRFYLAIDAAHSHPIERPLARVSKIKRRAGDYDPDEGKAYTARPVIAMNICMGTALRSIEVNLTDRSAFQYPLLIGSEALKHFDALVDPSLKYAAGKPACATDAHTAE comes from the coding sequence ATGAGACTTACGCCCCTCCCACTGTTGTTCAGCCTCTGTCTGTTGCCGGCCCTTGGCCAGGCGGCGGAAAAGACCGTGTACGGCCTTAATGAATACGCCCGCCTGGCCGATATCGACCTGGAAGTGGCGGCCAAACTCGACACCGGGGCCAAGACCGCCTCGCTCAGTGCCCGCGACATCAAGCGCTTCAAGCGCAACGGTGAATCCTGGGTACGCTTCTACCTGGCAATTGACGCTGCCCATTCGCATCCGATAGAACGACCATTGGCCCGCGTCAGCAAGATCAAGCGACGCGCCGGTGATTACGACCCGGACGAAGGCAAGGCCTATACCGCCCGCCCGGTGATTGCCATGAACATCTGCATGGGTACGGCCCTGCGCAGCATCGAAGTGAACCTGACCGACCGCAGCGCGTTCCAGTATCCGCTGCTGATCGGTTCCGAGGCCCTCAAGCACTTCGACGCGCTGGTCGATCCAAGCCTTAAATACGCTGCCGGCAAACCCGCCTGCGCCACTGACGCTCACACCGCAGAGTAA